Proteins from a single region of Haloarcula laminariae:
- a CDS encoding ABC transporter ATP-binding protein, whose amino-acid sequence MARLKLDHVTKRYDDHGNVVTAVDDMNLDIEDGEFICLVGPSGCGKSTTMETVAGLTIPTEGEIYIGDREVTNLPPKDRGIAMVFQNIALFPHMDVYDNISFGLRLRDYPKDEIDRRVEKAAETVQLEGMLDRMPEEMSGGQRQRVAIARSIVREPEVFLMDEPLANLDAKLKVHMRTELQRLHKNLDTTIIYVTHDQEEAMTMADRIAVLNDGKLQQIDPPLTCYNEPANLFVAGFIGSPSMNIIRGTVGQNEIETENFSVEFDPTTVEGIGIGDDVTIGIRPEDVYPVGEADELTHPSGTIMTRSDVLEPMGDEIFVYLLLDDGETSMSQEGATDDQLLISVDADSDLAEDQAVEVVLDRRKVHLFDDKTGEAISHGITSPASNGEKSVSHAGNSD is encoded by the coding sequence ATGGCAAGACTCAAACTAGACCACGTCACGAAACGGTACGACGACCATGGCAACGTAGTCACGGCAGTCGACGATATGAACCTCGACATCGAGGACGGGGAGTTTATCTGTCTCGTCGGCCCCTCGGGGTGTGGCAAATCGACGACGATGGAGACGGTCGCCGGCCTCACGATACCGACGGAGGGTGAGATCTACATCGGTGACCGCGAGGTGACGAATCTCCCACCGAAGGACCGCGGCATCGCGATGGTGTTCCAGAACATCGCGCTGTTCCCGCACATGGACGTCTACGACAACATCAGCTTCGGCCTGCGCCTGAGGGACTACCCGAAGGACGAAATCGACCGCCGGGTCGAGAAAGCGGCCGAGACCGTCCAGCTCGAGGGGATGCTCGACCGGATGCCCGAGGAGATGTCCGGGGGGCAACGCCAGCGCGTCGCCATCGCTCGCTCAATCGTCCGCGAGCCCGAGGTCTTCCTGATGGACGAGCCGCTGGCGAACCTCGACGCGAAGCTCAAGGTCCACATGCGGACCGAACTCCAGCGTCTCCATAAGAACCTGGATACCACGATCATCTACGTGACTCACGACCAGGAGGAAGCGATGACGATGGCCGACCGCATCGCCGTCCTCAACGATGGGAAACTCCAGCAGATCGACCCGCCGCTGACCTGCTACAACGAGCCGGCCAACCTCTTCGTGGCCGGTTTCATCGGCTCACCCTCGATGAACATCATCCGCGGGACGGTCGGACAAAACGAGATCGAGACGGAGAACTTCTCGGTCGAGTTCGACCCCACGACAGTCGAGGGCATCGGCATAGGCGACGACGTGACGATCGGTATCAGGCCCGAAGACGTCTACCCGGTCGGCGAGGCCGACGAACTGACCCACCCGAGCGGTACCATCATGACTCGCTCGGACGTACTGGAGCCGATGGGCGATGAGATATTCGTCTACCTGCTTCTGGACGACGGCGAGACGTCCATGTCACAGGAGGGCGCAACCGACGACCAGCTACTGATAAGCGTCGATGCCGACTCGGACCTGGCCGAAGACCAGGCTGTCGAGGTCGTGCTCGACCGCCGGAAGGTCCACCTGTTCGACGACAAGACGGGGGAAGCAATCAGTCACGGGATTACGTCTCCCGCCAGTAACGGCGAAAAAAGCGTGTCACACGCTGGCAACAGCGACTGA
- a CDS encoding carbohydrate ABC transporter permease — translation MSQDTAVTKPASERGRIKGVHQAVVKWIANLSDTYYAYLLLLPTLITVGALAVWPLINTFEISLHSNSLVGFYGDFVGFENYVNILTGERDAVLPNPFFSLQNPLQSGLIVTFVFTFVSVVVEAFLGFGMALVLDQKFRGRRWIRAAFIIPWAFPIVIQGMIFYIMFTPGLGFATELTEWLPHLSRNALSDGPTALLVVIIADIWKQSAFVALIVLAGLQSIDRSLYSVAEVAGATPWQQFKLVTFPLVVPSLLIALLFRTIGAMRIYGQIEAVTSCAVVPSLSCMVVRSFDGGAYADAATIAFITASIIGTVVSIYLIKYREV, via the coding sequence ATGTCTCAGGACACTGCCGTGACGAAACCGGCTTCGGAAAGAGGTCGCATAAAGGGTGTCCATCAGGCCGTTGTAAAGTGGATAGCGAATCTAAGCGACACCTACTATGCATATCTCCTGTTACTGCCGACGCTGATTACCGTGGGCGCGCTCGCAGTTTGGCCGCTCATCAACACGTTCGAGATATCCCTGCACAGTAATTCGCTGGTCGGTTTCTACGGCGACTTCGTTGGCTTTGAGAATTACGTCAACATACTCACTGGGGAGCGGGACGCCGTACTACCGAACCCGTTCTTCTCGCTTCAGAACCCGCTCCAGAGCGGCCTCATCGTGACGTTCGTCTTCACGTTCGTCAGCGTCGTCGTAGAGGCCTTTCTGGGGTTCGGAATGGCGCTGGTTCTCGACCAGAAATTCCGCGGACGGCGGTGGATACGAGCGGCCTTCATCATCCCGTGGGCCTTCCCTATCGTCATCCAGGGAATGATATTCTACATCATGTTCACCCCGGGCCTCGGGTTCGCAACCGAACTGACGGAGTGGCTCCCGCATCTCTCACGGAACGCACTGTCAGATGGCCCAACGGCGCTCCTCGTCGTCATCATCGCGGACATCTGGAAGCAGTCCGCGTTCGTTGCGCTCATCGTGCTGGCCGGTCTACAGAGCATCGACCGGTCGCTGTACAGCGTCGCTGAGGTGGCAGGCGCAACGCCGTGGCAGCAGTTCAAGCTCGTGACCTTCCCGCTGGTGGTGCCGTCGCTACTGATCGCGCTACTGTTCCGAACGATCGGCGCGATGCGTATCTACGGCCAGATTGAGGCGGTTACCAGTTGTGCTGTCGTGCCATCGTTGAGCTGTATGGTCGTTCGGTCATTCGACGGTGGCGCCTACGCGGACGCCGCAACAATCGCGTTCATCACCGCATCAATCATCGGCACAGTCGTGTCGATCTACCTGATAAAATACAGGGAAGTGTAA
- a CDS encoding carbohydrate ABC transporter permease, with product MSQAKSDDGLVAKWANYSMRNPKLVYRYLFYISLAAFLLISLFPIYWLFVIALTSPDNMSNIWFLPRGFNIGVFIDIFQTTPFHWYVLNSLIIASVTTALVLLFASLAGYVFGRMEFRFRRPLMLAVLAISYFPAAAYLLPLFRLLTGNISVFGISSPDLFNTHIGIVIPLLGITMPLAIFILTTFYGQIPDGLEDAARIEGTTRLGALFRVIMPLSAPGVATAGVLTFITVYNEFFFSFLMNDGEVSNGAPLVWGMLRFQERFQVNYGEMAAASLVATIPIVILVIFAQERIVSGLTSGALKE from the coding sequence ATGTCACAAGCAAAATCAGACGACGGACTCGTGGCAAAGTGGGCGAACTACAGCATGCGCAACCCGAAACTCGTCTACCGGTACCTGTTCTACATCAGCCTCGCGGCGTTCCTGCTCATCTCGCTGTTCCCCATCTACTGGCTGTTCGTAATCGCACTGACGTCTCCGGATAATATGTCTAACATCTGGTTCCTGCCACGCGGGTTCAACATCGGTGTCTTCATCGACATCTTCCAAACGACCCCGTTCCACTGGTACGTCCTGAACAGCCTCATCATCGCGTCGGTTACCACGGCACTGGTACTGCTGTTTGCCAGTCTCGCGGGATACGTCTTCGGCCGCATGGAGTTCCGGTTCCGTCGACCGCTCATGCTCGCCGTCCTCGCGATTAGCTACTTCCCGGCCGCCGCGTACCTGCTCCCGCTGTTCCGGCTACTGACCGGGAACATCAGCGTGTTCGGGATTAGCTCACCCGACCTGTTCAACACCCACATAGGAATCGTCATCCCGTTACTGGGCATCACGATGCCGCTCGCAATCTTCATCTTGACCACGTTCTACGGCCAGATTCCCGACGGTCTGGAAGACGCTGCACGCATCGAGGGGACCACTCGCCTCGGCGCGCTCTTCCGGGTCATTATGCCGCTGTCAGCGCCCGGTGTTGCGACGGCGGGCGTCCTCACGTTCATCACGGTGTACAACGAGTTCTTCTTCTCGTTCCTGATGAACGACGGCGAAGTGTCGAACGGCGCACCGCTGGTCTGGGGGATGCTTCGGTTCCAGGAACGCTTCCAGGTCAACTACGGCGAGATGGCCGCTGCGAGTCTCGTCGCGACGATTCCGATCGTCATCCTCGTTATCTTTGCACAGGAACGAATCGTTAGCGGATTAACCTCTGGAGCACTCAAAGAATAA